Below is a genomic region from Hippea sp. KM1.
AGAAACCTTTTCATGGATACCTCCTTTTCTTTAATTCGATAGTCTCTGGTTCGATAGTCTTTGGTCTCCAGTTCCCCCCTGACCAACGACTAACGACCAATGACCAATGACTAACGACCATCCACCATCTTCTCCAAAGCAAATACCGACTGCCTAAACACCTCGCACAGCTCACAAATATATTAGACGGTTTTTAAAGGTTTTGTGTTTTGTATAAGAAATCCCTCGGTTTCAAAATAATCGTTTTACCTATTGTCTTACCGTATAAGTCCTTAAAATCCCTTGTATTTCCCGTAAGAAAATACTTTATGCCGTTGGCTATAGCTGTAGAGAGTATAATCCTATCAGCCTTAGGGAGAAAATCTAAAACAGGTAAATCAACTATAACATCATCAAGGATATTAACCCTCTCCATTAACTTCCTCAGCAAACAGAGCTTTTCCGGTTTTTTATCCCCTAAATTATTAACGGTTTCAAAAACCACAAGATTTGATATGAATATACTTATAAACTCTCTCTCTCTTGGAGTTTGAAAAGGATATAAGATGTGGATTTTTCACCAGAATAGGCGGCAGAAAACAATACATTGCTATCCAGAAAAACGCTTACTTTTCCCACTTACTCAGTATCTTCTCCTCTTCTGAATCCTTGAGTAAGTCTTCCTCTGTGATCTCTTTAATAAAATCGTCATCGAACTTTCTTGCAAGCTTCTTGAGTTCCTTGATAGGAACAGCCACGGCTGGCTTTATTACAATCTCACCGTCTTTATCTTCTATTATCAACGGTTGTTTTTTCTTTATTCCGTATTTTTTCCTTATCTGTTTGGGTATAGTTATCTGTCCCCTATCTCCAACAATTACGGTATTCATCGCTTCACCCCTTTTTTGAAATTATACCGAATTTCAGAAAGTATGCAAACAATATAACTATTCTTAAAAATCCACAGGTTTTTGCAAACAAGGCAAGCTGTAATCAATCAAATCAAACACGGCGGTTTACCAATCTTCAAGGGCTTAACAGACGACGAAAGGCAGAGAATCAAGGAAATGCAACGGCAGAATCCCAACTAACCTCCCAAACCAAAGGGAGGCGCTCAGCCTCCCGCCTTATCCTTTAAGCCAAAATCCAAAATTCAAAATCCAAAATTAGTTATCAGTTGTTCGTCTCGGTTAGGTTATCGTTTTCCTTCGCATAAGCCTCTTTTATAGCCTTCACAAACTCGGGAGAGGAGAAATAGTCAAGGAGGGCTTTGTAGTATTGGACGGACATATCGCCAACGATAAATTTAAATTTACCTGTTAGGTCAGGATGAAAAACGAATCCAAACTTCTTTTTATGTAAATGTTTACTTATAATTCTCTTTTCATAATTATTATATATACATATATCACTTTCGGTTATATACCAGCTGTTCAGTAACCCCATATGATTTGTAAAATCCCTTATCACCGTATCCACCACAAAATCAGCACTATTCCCACTATCCACAACACCCCAACCTGTCTGTTCTAAGGCTCTTTCTGTTAGATGTCTAACGGTTCCGCAAATATCTTTGAAATGTATAGCTCCAACAGGAATCCAAAAGTAAGTTCTTTTCATCCATACATACTTATCCTTTCTCTTGTCTTCCACTTTTCCTACATAGAACTTTATGTTCCTATCCCCTACAACCTTTTTCTTATCGACTTTTACCTTATCTATGTAATTTTTCTGTATATAACCCTCTTTTATATAATGGCTTCCAAATGTACACCCGCTCATCATCATCCCCAATCCAATCACCGCCACCACAAAAGCAAGAAACCTTTTCATGGACACCTCCTTTAGTCTAATCACTAACCAACACAATAAACCAGCTCACTCCTGGCAATAGTTGCATTTTTTATTTGCGCAGCACCATTTATCTTTCTTCTTAACAAACAGCGTATAGCCACATTTGGGGCATTCTTGATTCTTCAACTCACCCCTTATGGTAAACTTGCACTCTGGATAGTTGGAGCATCCGTAAAACTTACCCCTCTTTGAGGAATATTCTATCAAATCACCGCCACACTGGGGGCACTTCAAGCCTGTAGGGTAGGGTTTGGTGTTTTTGCATTTGGGGTAATTTGAGCAGGCTAAGAATTTGC
It encodes:
- a CDS encoding AbrB/MazE/SpoVT family DNA-binding domain-containing protein, which gives rise to MNTVIVGDRGQITIPKQIRKKYGIKKKQPLIIEDKDGEIVIKPAVAVPIKELKKLARKFDDDFIKEITEEDLLKDSEEEKILSKWEK